From Rhodothermales bacterium, one genomic window encodes:
- a CDS encoding phosphoribosylaminoimidazolesuccinocarboxamide synthase, giving the protein MTHIDIIRNQLDHTIERTELSELGKRYEGKVRDTYAAGDHLILITTDRISAFDHVLRQTIPFKGQVLNQVAAHFFEATKDIIPNHVVSVPDPNVTVATKCETVPVEFVIRGYLVGHAWRTYRSGQRVLCGIQLPDGLVENERFQAPILTPTTKASEGHDEDISREQLLEQGVLDASTFDTLAKMSFSLFARGTEMAARRGLLLVDTKYEFGKTPSGEYVVIDEVHTPDSSRYFYADGYEERLMKNEPQRQLSKEFVREWLMDRGFMGKEGQALPDLDDAFRIEVSQRYIELFEIITGRAFEPDTHPDPSERIRAAVVPA; this is encoded by the coding sequence ATGACTCACATTGACATCATCCGAAATCAGCTGGACCACACGATCGAACGTACCGAGCTGTCCGAGCTGGGCAAACGATACGAAGGAAAGGTCCGGGATACGTATGCGGCCGGAGATCACCTTATCCTGATAACAACCGATCGCATCTCTGCCTTCGATCATGTGCTTCGGCAGACCATCCCATTCAAAGGGCAAGTCCTGAATCAGGTTGCTGCCCACTTCTTCGAAGCGACGAAGGATATCATTCCGAATCACGTGGTCAGTGTTCCGGATCCTAACGTCACGGTTGCAACGAAATGCGAAACCGTGCCTGTGGAATTTGTCATCCGTGGCTACCTGGTCGGCCACGCCTGGCGCACGTATCGGTCGGGCCAACGAGTGCTCTGCGGGATTCAACTTCCTGACGGTTTGGTCGAGAACGAACGATTTCAAGCGCCGATACTGACGCCAACTACGAAAGCGTCGGAAGGGCATGACGAGGACATCAGCCGCGAGCAGCTACTAGAACAGGGAGTACTCGACGCGTCCACGTTTGACACGCTCGCGAAAATGTCGTTCTCGCTGTTCGCTCGCGGTACGGAGATGGCGGCCAGGCGGGGGCTGTTACTGGTGGATACGAAGTATGAATTTGGGAAAACCCCATCGGGCGAGTACGTCGTAATCGACGAGGTACACACCCCCGATAGTTCGCGGTACTTCTATGCAGATGGCTACGAGGAGCGGCTCATGAAGAACGAACCGCAGCGACAGCTTTCGAAGGAATTCGTTCGCGAGTGGCTCATGGATCGCGGATTCATGGGCAAGGAAGGTCAGGCCTTGCCGGATCTTGACGACGCGTTCCGTATCGAGGTATCGCAGCGTTACATCGAATTGTTCGAGATCATCACCGGCCGTGCGTTTGAACCGGACACACATCCCGATCCGTCGGAGCGTATCCGTGCCGCTGTCGTTCCAGCTTGA
- a CDS encoding copper-translocating P-type ATPase: MNAPEPAEEIKNSAVSGSDRVALPIEGMTCTACASRIERKLSKQAGVLDATVNYATEEAVVHVTPGGPSLRDLVGTIRNTGYDVGLKTLRLDGQLLRDDTDWASRTVDGLQTMPGVVWARPDGDDVVVSYVGTLVSEKSLAAVGSSDGQFQQSSVVLDAASDSGSGRSERYDTLLKRFVVAAVLTVPIVVISMSHGAITFPGERLVMLALALPVVFWSGGIFLAGAWTALRHRATDMNTLVAMGVLAAFSYSCVVTLWPELIATTGERPAVYFEAAAVIVTLILLGRLLEERAKGRTTEAIQGLLRLQPTTALRVVDGNAEEVDIELIQTGDQLLVRPGERIPLDGVVTEGYAAVDESALTGEPVPSEKELGAEVFAGTVSTNGALTVGVTKVGGDTVLQQIIRVVREAQAGKAPIQRLADKVAAIFVPVVIVIAAVSAAVWYFVGPEPVATNAMLRFVTVLIISCPCALGLATPTAIMVATGRAASMGILIRDGAAIETIAGVRTLLLDKTGTITEGRPQVREIISTSSRPAQDILALAAAVESKSEHPLARAIVQKAIDDDLSVPQSSSFEMTAGLGVQGSVNGMVVTVGRKAYFNQLSIAVESGGSVPDSGGGSDTIVLVALDGELAGAILLSDPVKSTSAEAVNRLKEIGIVPVMVTGDRLATATAVGRDMGIERINAGLLPTEKSDVVRAERGLGVIVGMVGDGINDAPALAEADVGIAMGEGAAIAVEASDIAIMRSDLRVVVDAIRLSRAGLRNIKQNLFFAFVYNIILIPVAAGVLYPIWGVLLSPVFASAAMALSSVSVVTNSLRLRRFS, from the coding sequence ATGAATGCGCCCGAACCTGCCGAAGAAATCAAGAACAGTGCGGTGTCAGGATCAGACCGTGTCGCCCTTCCTATCGAGGGAATGACGTGTACGGCGTGTGCCAGTCGGATCGAACGAAAGCTGTCAAAGCAGGCCGGAGTGCTTGATGCCACGGTCAACTATGCAACAGAGGAGGCGGTAGTGCACGTCACACCGGGCGGCCCATCGTTGAGGGATCTGGTAGGCACGATAAGGAATACCGGGTACGACGTTGGACTAAAGACGCTTCGTTTGGATGGTCAGCTTTTGCGCGATGACACGGACTGGGCAAGTCGTACAGTCGATGGTCTGCAGACCATGCCCGGTGTTGTCTGGGCACGCCCGGACGGCGACGATGTAGTCGTTTCCTATGTAGGAACGCTGGTTAGCGAAAAATCGCTCGCGGCGGTTGGTTCAAGTGATGGCCAATTTCAGCAGTCGTCGGTCGTGTTAGATGCGGCTTCGGATTCTGGTTCCGGACGCTCCGAGCGTTACGACACACTGCTCAAACGGTTTGTTGTGGCCGCCGTGCTGACAGTCCCAATCGTCGTAATCTCGATGTCTCATGGGGCCATCACATTCCCCGGCGAGCGTCTTGTTATGCTCGCGCTTGCGCTGCCCGTGGTGTTCTGGAGCGGGGGCATCTTCCTGGCCGGAGCCTGGACAGCGCTTCGCCATCGCGCGACTGACATGAACACGCTTGTTGCGATGGGTGTGCTCGCGGCCTTCTCGTATAGTTGCGTCGTCACTCTCTGGCCGGAACTCATAGCGACCACCGGAGAGAGGCCCGCCGTCTATTTCGAGGCTGCGGCAGTTATTGTCACACTCATCCTCCTCGGAAGACTGCTGGAAGAGCGGGCCAAGGGCCGGACAACCGAGGCAATACAGGGGTTGCTTCGCCTGCAGCCGACTACTGCGCTCCGCGTAGTCGATGGGAACGCGGAGGAGGTCGATATCGAATTGATCCAGACCGGCGATCAACTTCTCGTTCGGCCCGGCGAACGAATTCCACTGGATGGAGTCGTTACGGAGGGCTATGCGGCCGTCGATGAGAGTGCACTGACGGGTGAGCCTGTTCCGTCTGAGAAAGAGCTTGGAGCAGAGGTGTTTGCGGGCACCGTCTCGACGAACGGCGCACTCACCGTTGGGGTGACAAAGGTGGGTGGTGATACTGTTCTGCAGCAGATCATCCGGGTGGTGCGTGAGGCGCAGGCGGGCAAGGCGCCAATTCAGCGCCTGGCAGACAAAGTCGCCGCCATTTTTGTACCCGTAGTCATCGTGATTGCGGCGGTGTCGGCGGCTGTCTGGTACTTCGTCGGTCCGGAGCCGGTTGCGACGAATGCCATGCTTCGGTTTGTCACCGTTCTGATAATCTCATGCCCGTGCGCTCTGGGTCTCGCAACCCCGACGGCTATAATGGTGGCCACGGGACGAGCCGCTTCGATGGGAATTCTGATTCGAGACGGTGCGGCGATTGAAACGATTGCGGGCGTGCGGACCCTTCTTCTTGACAAGACCGGTACGATAACCGAAGGTCGCCCACAGGTTCGAGAGATCATCTCGACGAGTAGCCGACCGGCGCAAGATATTCTGGCCCTGGCGGCGGCAGTGGAATCGAAGAGCGAACATCCTCTCGCTCGCGCCATTGTCCAGAAGGCGATTGACGACGACCTGTCCGTTCCACAGTCGAGTTCGTTCGAAATGACTGCGGGCCTTGGAGTGCAGGGGTCCGTGAACGGAATGGTCGTAACGGTTGGCAGAAAAGCTTATTTCAATCAACTCAGTATTGCGGTTGAGTCGGGTGGAAGCGTGCCGGATAGTGGCGGTGGGAGCGACACCATCGTGCTGGTCGCACTGGATGGAGAATTGGCCGGTGCGATTCTGCTCAGCGACCCGGTCAAATCGACAAGCGCGGAGGCTGTCAACCGACTTAAAGAAATTGGTATCGTCCCGGTGATGGTCACGGGTGATCGCCTGGCCACCGCCACGGCTGTTGGACGCGACATGGGCATCGAGCGAATCAACGCCGGGCTCCTACCCACGGAGAAATCGGATGTCGTACGCGCGGAGCGTGGTCTCGGTGTGATTGTCGGCATGGTCGGCGACGGAATCAACGATGCTCCCGCACTTGCCGAGGCAGATGTCGGAATTGCCATGGGAGAGGGGGCAGCCATAGCGGTTGAAGCGAGCGACATCGCCATAATGCGTAGCGATCTTCGCGTCGTCGTCGATGCGATCCGACTCTCGCGCGCCGGCCTTCGAAATATCAAGCAGAACCTGTTCTTCGCGTTCGTCTATAACATCATTCTTATCCCGGTCGCAGCCGGAGTCCTGTATCCGATCTGGGGCGTTCTGCTGAGTCCGGTGTTCGCATCGGCGGCGATGGCGCTTTCGAGTGTGTCGGTTGTTACGAACAGTTTGCGTCTGAGGCGGTTCTCGTAA
- a CDS encoding acyltransferase, producing MRVAALQHNPAYLDVDGNLDAVEAAVASLDTDLLVLPELFASGYFFRSRADVDTVAEEIPGGKTTQRLLKWARDLDCTIVAGLPEYTDKGLYNTAVVVDKSGLRGTYRKLHLYYQEKLHFLPGDLGLPVFDQIAGSGTKYRLGVMICFDWYYPEVARSLALLGSDIIAHPSNLVRRDCPRAMPIRALENHVFTITANRIGREIAGKEELEFIGQSLVCDPRGDVVQQMSRDETATLIAEIDPATARDRRITPHNNLLADRRPDSYRLD from the coding sequence ATGCGAGTTGCCGCGCTTCAGCACAATCCTGCATATCTCGACGTCGACGGAAATCTGGACGCAGTTGAAGCGGCAGTGGCTTCACTGGACACGGACTTGCTCGTACTTCCGGAATTATTCGCCTCGGGCTACTTCTTCCGGTCTCGGGCTGACGTGGACACGGTCGCCGAGGAGATCCCGGGCGGAAAGACCACGCAACGACTGTTGAAATGGGCGCGCGACCTCGACTGTACCATTGTTGCAGGATTGCCGGAATACACGGACAAAGGCCTTTACAATACTGCGGTTGTCGTTGACAAATCTGGACTTCGAGGTACGTACCGAAAGCTCCACCTGTACTATCAGGAGAAGCTACATTTTCTACCCGGCGACCTGGGTCTGCCCGTCTTCGACCAGATTGCCGGCAGCGGTACGAAATACAGACTCGGCGTCATGATATGTTTCGACTGGTACTACCCGGAAGTGGCCCGATCACTGGCGCTGTTGGGCTCGGATATCATCGCACATCCGTCGAATCTCGTCCGCCGAGACTGTCCGCGGGCTATGCCGATACGAGCACTTGAAAATCACGTCTTCACGATTACGGCGAATCGAATCGGCCGCGAGATCGCCGGGAAAGAAGAACTCGAGTTCATTGGCCAGAGTCTGGTCTGTGATCCGCGCGGGGACGTCGTTCAGCAAATGAGTCGGGACGAGACGGCAACATTGATTGCAGAGATCGACCCTGCCACTGCGCGCGATCGGCGGATCACGCCGCACAACAACCTGCTCGCCGACAGACGTCCGGATTCGTATCGGCTAGACTAG
- the ugpC gene encoding sn-glycerol-3-phosphate ABC transporter ATP-binding protein UgpC translates to MSQVEASSLRKVYENGFVAVHGADFVVQDGEFVVLVGPSGCGKSTTLRMVAGLESITSGELHIGQRRVNDVPPKDRDIAMVFQNYALYPHMTVFDNMAFGLKLRKFPKTEIDERVRQAAGILGIEPILDRKPGQLSGGQRQRVAVGRAIVRKPQVFLFDEPLSNLDAKLRVQMRTEISKLHRQLGATMLYVTHDQVEAMTMGDRIVVMKDGLIHQIDTPLNLYNRPANRFVAGFIGSPSMNFVPGKVVRDDGLKFRANGQAFSVELSDALAELEGRELIMGVRPEDLYVAGGPYVTDRAAEIDTLIEVVEPMGNEVFLYSRSLDYQLVARVAPQQLPEPGEPIRLALDVTKLHFFDAESELSVVDGTQSVAM, encoded by the coding sequence ATGTCCCAGGTCGAAGCCTCTAGCCTACGAAAAGTGTACGAAAATGGATTTGTCGCAGTGCACGGTGCGGACTTCGTCGTGCAGGACGGTGAATTCGTCGTGCTGGTCGGTCCGTCAGGCTGCGGTAAGAGCACGACGCTGCGAATGGTCGCGGGGCTTGAATCGATCACGTCAGGTGAATTGCACATCGGGCAGAGGCGGGTAAACGACGTCCCACCGAAGGACCGGGATATCGCCATGGTTTTTCAGAACTATGCGTTGTACCCGCACATGACGGTCTTTGACAACATGGCGTTCGGCCTGAAGCTTCGAAAATTCCCGAAGACTGAAATTGATGAGCGAGTGCGCCAGGCTGCCGGTATTCTGGGCATCGAGCCGATTCTGGATCGCAAGCCCGGGCAACTGTCAGGGGGCCAGCGCCAGCGGGTAGCGGTCGGCCGGGCGATAGTCCGCAAGCCGCAGGTCTTTCTGTTTGACGAACCCCTGTCTAATCTTGATGCCAAACTCCGGGTGCAGATGAGGACAGAGATCTCAAAGTTGCACCGGCAACTTGGCGCCACGATGCTCTATGTGACGCACGACCAGGTCGAGGCCATGACGATGGGTGACAGAATCGTCGTCATGAAGGATGGCCTTATTCACCAGATCGATACTCCCCTCAACCTGTACAATCGACCCGCCAACAGATTCGTGGCGGGGTTCATCGGAAGCCCGTCAATGAACTTCGTTCCCGGCAAAGTCGTGCGAGACGATGGCCTCAAGTTTCGTGCAAATGGCCAGGCGTTTTCGGTTGAACTTTCGGATGCGCTGGCTGAACTCGAAGGCCGTGAGTTGATCATGGGTGTTCGTCCAGAGGACCTGTACGTGGCAGGTGGTCCGTACGTAACGGACCGGGCGGCGGAAATTGACACACTGATCGAGGTTGTTGAGCCAATGGGGAACGAAGTATTTCTGTACTCTCGCAGCCTCGATTACCAACTCGTTGCGCGAGTGGCACCACAGCAACTTCCGGAGCCTGGAGAACCGATTCGCCTGGCTTTGGACGTGACCAAGCTGCATTTCTTCGACGCTGAGAGTGAACTGTCCGTTGTTGACGGCACCCAGTCCGTGGCGATGTAA
- a CDS encoding heavy-metal-associated domain-containing protein, whose amino-acid sequence MKKSIQIEGMSCNHCVHAVRQALSAVEGIKVDHVEIGLATVTYENGATDFERAKTAVEEEGYSVVGEVPA is encoded by the coding sequence ATGAAGAAGAGCATCCAGATTGAGGGGATGAGCTGTAACCACTGCGTTCATGCTGTCCGGCAGGCGCTTTCGGCCGTCGAAGGTATCAAGGTTGACCATGTAGAGATCGGTCTGGCCACGGTCACGTACGAGAACGGTGCAACCGATTTTGAGCGGGCAAAAACCGCAGTCGAAGAGGAAGGCTACTCGGTCGTGGGCGAGGTACCGGCATAA
- a CDS encoding molybdenum cofactor biosynthesis protein MoaE → MAQREGDRFVVRLQSDPLSVDEAYKVVQPGNVGAISLFVGTTRRFTEGRGETVQLEYDCYPEMALEEMVRLCESTIDAHGAERLFIVHRTGLVAVGEASVIVATSSAHRDQSLTACRHLIDTLKQTVPIWKKEIYSDGATDWVQGGEPETKLR, encoded by the coding sequence ATGGCTCAGCGAGAAGGCGACCGGTTTGTTGTTCGACTGCAGTCGGATCCGCTGTCCGTCGACGAAGCTTATAAAGTCGTACAGCCGGGCAATGTGGGAGCGATTTCGCTCTTCGTCGGAACGACGAGGAGGTTTACGGAGGGACGGGGCGAAACGGTCCAACTGGAATATGACTGCTATCCCGAGATGGCACTTGAAGAGATGGTGCGTCTCTGTGAAAGCACCATCGATGCACATGGTGCCGAGCGTCTGTTCATCGTGCATCGCACGGGACTTGTCGCAGTTGGAGAGGCGAGCGTCATAGTGGCGACGTCCTCCGCTCATCGAGATCAGTCGCTTACGGCGTGCCGGCATCTAATCGACACCTTGAAGCAGACCGTTCCCATCTGGAAGAAAGAGATCTACTCGGACGGCGCCACCGACTGGGTGCAGGGTGGCGAGCCGGAGACCAAACTGCGATGA
- a CDS encoding ABC transporter permease produces MKHVFESFVAMRYVSDRAGRREGRGFVRFVTGVGVGGVAVGVAALLLALSIVHGFSREITAKIEGLGAHVQIESQTDAPLRNVAAIAEDVSGIGGVVGVRRVVENFVLLRRSATQVDGVVLSGVEQLPPFLVDRLVAGGEDLEGGAGVIIGKTLADLQNITVGDRITVFAFSGRGSGSVAVTKPRVKQFHVVGIYETSLDDFDEIYVFADLGTVAGLIDYAPNSVTRLDVTVDPEADRTNVVEAIEAKYGFPVMVKPIEEVHRSLFAWVELQESIIPVVIGFIVLVAVFNIGGILLMMVMEKTRSLGILVSMGANRKSVRNLVLTLAGVIGLVGITIGELLALLLAFLQKRFDLIPLPADAYYMKTAPIELNPVDFIVVAVVTLLLCVAFAYIPARIASKLDPIRVIRFH; encoded by the coding sequence ATGAAGCACGTTTTCGAGAGTTTTGTCGCGATGCGCTACGTCAGCGACCGGGCCGGTCGGCGTGAGGGCAGGGGCTTCGTCCGGTTCGTTACTGGTGTCGGAGTCGGAGGGGTGGCGGTTGGTGTTGCCGCGCTCTTGCTCGCGCTCTCGATCGTTCACGGCTTCAGTAGAGAGATCACGGCCAAGATTGAAGGCCTCGGAGCCCACGTCCAGATCGAGAGCCAGACGGATGCTCCCTTGAGGAATGTCGCTGCGATCGCCGAAGATGTTAGCGGTATCGGCGGCGTAGTCGGTGTTCGGCGCGTTGTTGAAAACTTTGTGCTGCTTCGGCGATCCGCCACGCAGGTTGACGGCGTCGTGCTAAGTGGCGTCGAACAGCTGCCGCCCTTTCTGGTGGATCGCCTCGTTGCTGGCGGAGAAGATCTGGAAGGAGGGGCGGGGGTGATTATTGGGAAAACCTTGGCCGATCTCCAGAATATCACTGTCGGAGACCGTATTACAGTATTTGCCTTTTCCGGCCGTGGCTCCGGTTCGGTTGCGGTGACTAAGCCGCGTGTAAAGCAGTTTCATGTCGTCGGCATTTATGAGACATCCCTCGATGATTTCGACGAGATCTATGTGTTTGCCGACCTTGGAACCGTCGCGGGTCTCATCGACTACGCACCCAATTCGGTGACTCGCCTGGACGTGACCGTGGACCCGGAGGCGGACCGTACGAACGTTGTCGAAGCAATCGAAGCGAAGTATGGGTTTCCGGTGATGGTGAAGCCTATCGAAGAGGTGCACAGAAGCCTGTTCGCCTGGGTCGAACTCCAGGAAAGCATTATCCCGGTCGTAATCGGGTTTATCGTCCTGGTAGCAGTTTTCAACATCGGGGGGATTCTCTTAATGATGGTGATGGAGAAGACGAGATCTCTGGGGATTCTGGTCAGCATGGGGGCGAATCGAAAATCTGTCCGCAATCTCGTTCTTACGCTTGCCGGTGTGATCGGTCTGGTGGGTATTACGATCGGCGAATTGCTGGCTCTCTTGTTGGCGTTTCTTCAGAAGCGATTCGATCTGATCCCGCTGCCGGCGGATGCCTACTACATGAAGACAGCGCCGATTGAACTCAACCCGGTCGACTTCATCGTCGTTGCCGTGGTGACTCTCCTGCTCTGCGTCGCCTTTGCATATATTCCGGCTCGGATTGCGTCGAAGCTGGACCCCATCCGTGTAATTCGATTCCATTGA
- a CDS encoding MoaD/ThiS family protein, producing MFGAFDDKHFDRAEIKVSSTIHVFSVLAERIGRREIEVDTTMPIPAGELLDILACQYEAVNDLRRVVRLAVNHAYADEDLLVNEGDELALITPTSGG from the coding sequence ATGTTTGGCGCGTTTGACGACAAACATTTTGATAGGGCGGAGATCAAAGTGAGTTCGACCATACACGTTTTCAGTGTCCTGGCGGAAAGGATCGGCCGTCGCGAAATAGAGGTCGATACCACTATGCCCATTCCTGCGGGCGAGCTGCTTGATATCCTCGCGTGCCAGTACGAGGCGGTGAACGACTTGCGCCGCGTCGTTCGTCTCGCCGTGAACCATGCGTACGCCGACGAAGATCTGTTGGTCAACGAAGGAGACGAACTGGCCCTCATCACGCCTACGAGTGGTGGATGA
- a CDS encoding ATP phosphoribosyltransferase, producing the protein MALLRLALQKSGRLSDSSVRLIEDCGIHFSNHGASLKSSAENFPLDLYFLRDDDIPGYVADGVADCGIVGENVLREKQSDVRVLEPLGFGRCRLAIAVPRAFEYSSARDLADLDIATSYPVLLQSFLDANNISARTHVISGSAELAPGIGLADAVCDLVSTGSTLMSNGLKEVETVMESQAVLIARHDLDPETEATLDQLRFRLESVGRAKRYKYILLNIPNESIETVSRILPGMKSPTVMPLAEEGWSSVHSVVHEDEFWEIVDKLKEAGAQGLLVTAVEKMVV; encoded by the coding sequence ATGGCACTCTTGCGGTTAGCACTTCAGAAATCAGGGCGACTGAGCGATTCGTCCGTCCGGCTCATAGAAGATTGCGGGATCCACTTCAGCAATCACGGCGCAAGTCTGAAGAGTTCGGCGGAGAACTTTCCACTGGATCTGTATTTCCTGCGGGACGACGATATACCCGGATATGTAGCGGACGGTGTGGCGGACTGCGGAATCGTCGGAGAAAATGTTCTTCGAGAGAAGCAGTCTGATGTTCGGGTCCTTGAGCCGCTGGGATTCGGGCGCTGCCGTCTGGCCATCGCGGTCCCGCGAGCGTTCGAGTATTCCTCGGCGCGCGACCTGGCGGATCTTGATATCGCTACCTCCTATCCCGTGCTGTTGCAGTCTTTTCTTGATGCTAACAACATCAGTGCTCGGACGCACGTGATTAGTGGTTCGGCGGAGCTGGCGCCCGGTATCGGCCTCGCGGACGCAGTGTGCGACCTGGTCAGCACAGGCAGCACGCTCATGAGCAACGGTCTCAAAGAAGTTGAAACGGTAATGGAATCGCAGGCGGTGCTTATTGCCCGACACGATCTCGATCCGGAGACGGAGGCCACACTGGATCAACTTCGCTTCAGGCTCGAATCGGTCGGCCGCGCAAAACGGTACAAGTACATCCTTCTGAATATCCCCAACGAGTCCATCGAGACGGTCTCTCGTATTCTTCCTGGAATGAAAAGTCCGACAGTGATGCCCCTGGCCGAAGAGGGATGGAGTTCGGTTCATTCCGTGGTTCACGAAGACGAATTCTGGGAGATCGTCGATAAACTCAAAGAAGCCGGAGCACAGGGCCTGCTGGTTACTGCAGTCGAGAAGATGGTAGTATGA
- a CDS encoding LacI family DNA-binding transcriptional regulator: MPPERTKATIYDVADQAGVAISTVSRVLNNSPDVSDSTRERVLSAIGALQYRPDRTAKSLAAGQIHTLAVALPSFTTPFHTELLKGIRGALHETERDLLLCDLGSRNRHIRLLEFLKRGTVAGLLLVGVDVSGQIATELRALHSPVVLIGSQFEDFDSYRWDDAEGARVAVTHLIDRGHRRIAMIRSMANSPLQDQRISGYRRALEDAGIPFDDSLVATGMTEKHAGYSEEAGFEAMEFLLNNRRDVTAVFASSDVQAIGAMKTIREAKLRIPEDVAVVGYDDIKTSSYIGLSSVDQAMQQIGRSATKRLIDRVEDRADGIPKSVDITPVLRIRNSSDYSHRR, encoded by the coding sequence ATGCCACCCGAGCGAACCAAAGCGACGATCTACGACGTAGCGGATCAGGCCGGAGTCGCGATTTCGACCGTCTCGCGGGTTTTGAACAACTCCCCCGACGTGTCGGACAGTACGCGGGAAAGAGTTTTGTCGGCGATTGGAGCTCTACAGTACAGACCCGATCGAACGGCCAAATCACTCGCGGCAGGCCAGATTCACACTCTCGCCGTTGCGCTGCCCTCGTTTACGACACCGTTTCACACCGAGCTACTGAAAGGAATTCGCGGCGCGCTTCATGAGACCGAGAGGGATCTGCTCCTTTGTGACCTGGGCTCGCGCAATCGCCACATCCGTCTCCTGGAATTTCTGAAGCGAGGAACAGTGGCTGGACTTCTGCTGGTCGGTGTGGACGTCAGCGGACAGATTGCCACAGAGCTTCGCGCGCTACACTCTCCCGTAGTTCTCATAGGAAGCCAATTTGAAGACTTTGACTCCTATCGCTGGGATGATGCGGAGGGAGCGCGGGTTGCCGTCACACACCTGATAGACCGGGGGCACCGTCGAATTGCCATGATCCGGTCGATGGCAAACAGCCCATTGCAGGATCAACGCATTTCCGGTTACCGTCGCGCCCTCGAAGATGCCGGCATTCCATTTGACGACTCACTGGTGGCGACGGGAATGACGGAGAAGCATGCAGGCTATAGCGAAGAGGCCGGGTTTGAGGCGATGGAGTTCCTCCTGAATAATCGCCGAGACGTTACGGCCGTATTCGCCAGTTCCGACGTTCAGGCCATAGGGGCCATGAAGACTATACGGGAGGCCAAACTTCGCATTCCCGAAGACGTTGCCGTCGTCGGTTACGACGACATTAAGACGAGCTCGTATATCGGCCTGTCAAGCGTGGATCAGGCGATGCAGCAGATTGGCCGAAGCGCAACCAAGAGACTCATCGATCGGGTGGAAGACCGCGCCGACGGAATCCCGAAGAGTGTTGATATCACGCCCGTTCTTCGCATCAGAAACTCAAGCGACTACTCACATCGCAGATAA